A region of Chloracidobacterium sp. DNA encodes the following proteins:
- a CDS encoding ribonuclease HII — MKNAGTVDSFERDGSAARVSLFDDLKVESIGLVFEQQAHKEGFRFVAGVDEVGRGCLAGPVVAGACILDPEKPLPKGLDDSKKLTAEMRDEIAAQLKADCIAYAIGQIEADEIDRINILEATKQAMLKAIAALTPQADFLLIDALQLKMSPLPQRPIIKGDTISASIAAASILAKTYRDDLMKAYDIEYPQYGFAGHKGYGAAVHCTALREYGPCSLHRLTFNGVLDNKEENLPLF, encoded by the coding sequence ATGAAAAACGCGGGAACGGTCGATTCGTTTGAAAGAGATGGATCGGCCGCCCGCGTTTCGTTGTTTGACGATCTTAAAGTTGAATCTATCGGGCTTGTTTTTGAACAGCAAGCACACAAAGAGGGCTTTCGTTTTGTTGCCGGAGTTGACGAGGTCGGCCGTGGCTGTTTGGCTGGGCCTGTAGTTGCCGGGGCATGTATTCTAGACCCTGAAAAGCCACTTCCCAAAGGCCTCGACGATTCAAAAAAGTTAACTGCCGAAATGCGCGATGAGATCGCCGCGCAACTCAAGGCCGACTGCATAGCTTACGCGATCGGCCAGATCGAGGCTGACGAGATAGACCGGATCAATATCCTCGAAGCCACCAAACAAGCCATGCTCAAGGCCATCGCAGCACTTACTCCTCAGGCCGATTTTCTTTTGATCGATGCGCTCCAATTAAAAATGTCTCCGCTGCCACAGAGGCCGATCATTAAAGGTGACACGATCTCAGCCTCTATCGCCGCCGCTTCGATCCTCGCCAAAACTTACCGTGACGATCTTATGAAGGCCTACGATATTGAATACCCTCAATATGGCTTCGCCGGTCACAAAGGTTATGGCGCGGCGGTTCATTGCACAGCTCTAAGAGAATACGGCCCGTGTTCGCTGCATCGGCTTACATTCAATGGCGTGCTCGATAACAAAGAAGAAAATCTGCCACTGTTTTGA
- the rplS gene encoding 50S ribosomal protein L19: MNRLDSVEQTQMKENVPAFQPGDTLRVHVRIKEGNKERLQAFEGICIAIKHGGVRETVTVRKVSFGVGVERIFPLHATVIDHIDVIRRGKVRRAKLYYLRDLRGKAARIKERDTRAKKKAS, translated from the coding sequence ATGAATAGACTAGATAGTGTTGAACAAACACAAATGAAAGAGAACGTTCCTGCATTTCAGCCGGGCGACACGCTTCGTGTACATGTCCGTATTAAGGAAGGCAACAAGGAACGTCTGCAGGCTTTTGAGGGCATTTGCATCGCGATCAAGCATGGCGGCGTTCGCGAGACCGTTACGGTCCGCAAGGTAAGCTTTGGCGTTGGCGTAGAGCGCATATTTCCGCTTCACGCGACTGTGATCGATCACATTGACGTTATTCGCCGAGGTAAGGTTCGTCGTGCAAAGCTTTATTATCTTCGCGATCTGCGTGGTAAAGCGGCCCGCATTAAGGAACGCGATACACGCGCTAAAAAGAAGGCAAGCTAG
- the rimM gene encoding 16S rRNA processing protein RimM translates to MSPINSSDLVAVANIVRTRGLKGEVVAEILTDFPERFELLDVVTAVRADGGRFELKIENHWFQNGRVILKFAGVDSVEGGETLRNVEICVPLSEAVELETDEYFDWELAGCKVETLDGEQIGKVRELMRTGGTELLVVEGETKEFLIPFANAICTEVDIENKLIKVDPPDGLLEF, encoded by the coding sequence ATGAGCCCAATAAACTCATCAGACTTAGTGGCAGTCGCCAATATCGTAAGGACTCGCGGGCTTAAGGGCGAGGTTGTTGCCGAGATTCTAACGGATTTTCCTGAGCGATTTGAGTTGCTTGACGTGGTGACGGCAGTTCGCGCAGACGGCGGACGGTTCGAATTGAAAATTGAAAATCACTGGTTTCAGAATGGCCGCGTCATCTTAAAATTCGCCGGTGTTGACTCGGTTGAGGGTGGCGAAACGCTTCGAAATGTTGAGATCTGTGTGCCGTTGTCAGAAGCGGTTGAGCTTGAAACAGACGAGTATTTCGACTGGGAACTTGCGGGTTGTAAGGTCGAAACTCTTGATGGCGAACAGATCGGCAAAGTTCGAGAATTGATGAGAACAGGTGGCACGGAATTGCTGGTTGTCGAGGGTGAGACAAAAGAGTTTTTGATACCTTTCGCAAACGCAATATGCACCGAAGTTGATATTGAAAACAAGCTGATCAAGGTCGATCCGCCTGATGGATTGTTGGAGTTCTAG
- a CDS encoding KH domain-containing protein, with the protein MKEAVEKIVKSLVGEPDAVEVVESGDAKSIRIEVRVADSDMGRIIGREGRTVKAIRSILFVAGQKQHKRFQLDLVED; encoded by the coding sequence ATGAAAGAAGCTGTAGAAAAGATCGTCAAATCGCTAGTGGGCGAGCCCGATGCTGTTGAGGTTGTCGAGAGTGGCGACGCCAAGAGCATTCGTATTGAAGTGCGAGTTGCTGACAGCGATATGGGCCGCATCATCGGACGCGAAGGCCGCACAGTAAAGGCGATCCGCAGTATTCTTTTTGTTGCCGGACAGAAACAGCACAAGCGTTTTCAGCTTGATCTGGTCGAGGATTGA
- the rpsP gene encoding 30S ribosomal protein S16, whose amino-acid sequence MMLAISLMRMGSKGKPFYRLVVKEKRSKRDGKYLENVGTYNPMLDPAEVLLNHDRIQYWIGVGAQPTDTVKSLIKNNPVQTEEERAAATAAREEKRAAAEQAKAEAMKAEAEKLEAERVAAEEAKAAEAAAAEKEAAEAQAEAEAEAEAEAASEAETAEASASDEPATEEKEVAAE is encoded by the coding sequence ATTATGTTAGCAATCAGTTTAATGAGAATGGGCTCGAAAGGTAAACCTTTCTATCGCCTCGTGGTAAAGGAAAAACGGTCAAAACGCGACGGCAAGTATCTAGAAAACGTCGGAACATACAACCCAATGCTCGATCCAGCGGAAGTGCTCTTGAATCATGACCGCATTCAATACTGGATCGGCGTCGGCGCTCAGCCGACCGATACGGTCAAAAGCCTGATCAAGAACAATCCGGTTCAGACCGAAGAAGAACGTGCAGCAGCAACGGCGGCTCGCGAAGAAAAGCGTGCGGCTGCTGAACAAGCGAAGGCCGAAGCTATGAAGGCAGAAGCTGAAAAACTTGAGGCTGAACGTGTTGCTGCTGAAGAAGCTAAGGCTGCCGAGGCAGCGGCGGCTGAAAAGGAGGCGGCTGAAGCTCAAGCAGAAGCAGAAGCAGAAGCAGAAGCAGAGGCGGCTTCCGAGGCTGAAACGGCTGAAGCATCGGCTAGCGACGAGCCTGCGACTGAAGAAAAAGAAGTTGCGGCGGAATAG
- the ffh gene encoding signal recognition particle protein yields MFESLSDKLKNALRNLSGKGTLTPEHVDAALREIRMALLEADVNYKVAKDFVEAVRVKAEGQEVWNGLKPHEQVVKIVYDELAELMGGTSSRLVFTKQTPNVVMIVGLQGSGKTTSTGKISRWLADNQERKPLLVSVDVYRPAAREQLKVVANAVNVAVYEGKDSNDPLTIVRGAVKHAVEMGFDTLMIDTAGRLHVDDELMVELEQIKAETKPVEVLFVADAMTGQDAVRSAEVFHERIDITGVVLTKMDGDARGGAALSIRQVIGQPVKFVGVGEKYDAIEPFYPDRIAQRILGMGDVLTLIEEVQGKIDEKEAQEQLRKMTSNQFSLEDFRNQLGQFKKLGSMSKLMKMLPEQMTGGMQITDEQSAVVDHQMQRTEAIIGSMTRQERNDHKVIDASRKTRIAGGSGSTISEVNQLLRQYEQMKKMMAKMNSGGLFGGMARKMAGGLAGGLGNMLGGGNPLGMLGSGSAIDYSDDESNDSPSRGIRKKKRHKKKR; encoded by the coding sequence ATGTTCGAATCGCTTTCCGATAAACTGAAAAATGCGCTGCGAAACCTTAGCGGCAAGGGCACTTTGACGCCTGAGCACGTTGACGCTGCGCTTCGGGAAATTCGGATGGCTTTGCTCGAGGCCGATGTTAACTATAAGGTAGCAAAGGACTTTGTCGAGGCGGTTCGCGTAAAAGCCGAAGGCCAAGAGGTCTGGAACGGCCTTAAACCGCACGAGCAGGTCGTGAAGATCGTCTATGACGAGCTTGCCGAGTTGATGGGCGGAACGTCTTCGCGGCTGGTGTTTACCAAGCAGACGCCGAACGTCGTGATGATCGTCGGCCTGCAGGGTTCGGGTAAGACGACTTCGACAGGAAAGATCTCGCGTTGGCTCGCAGACAATCAGGAACGCAAGCCTTTATTGGTGTCGGTTGACGTTTATCGTCCCGCTGCCCGCGAACAGCTTAAAGTCGTTGCAAATGCCGTAAACGTTGCTGTTTACGAGGGTAAAGATTCTAATGATCCGCTGACCATCGTTCGCGGGGCCGTCAAACACGCGGTCGAAATGGGCTTTGACACGCTCATGATCGATACCGCCGGCCGTCTGCACGTTGACGACGAGTTGATGGTCGAGCTTGAGCAGATCAAGGCCGAGACCAAGCCGGTAGAGGTTCTATTTGTCGCCGACGCGATGACCGGTCAGGACGCCGTTCGCTCGGCAGAGGTCTTTCACGAACGCATTGACATAACGGGCGTTGTCCTGACCAAGATGGACGGCGACGCTCGCGGCGGTGCGGCATTATCCATAAGGCAGGTCATCGGCCAGCCGGTAAAATTTGTAGGTGTCGGCGAAAAATACGACGCGATCGAGCCATTTTATCCCGATCGTATCGCCCAGCGGATCCTCGGAATGGGCGATGTCCTGACCCTTATCGAAGAGGTCCAGGGCAAGATCGACGAAAAAGAAGCTCAAGAGCAGCTGCGAAAAATGACGAGCAATCAGTTTTCGCTCGAAGATTTTCGCAACCAGCTTGGGCAATTCAAAAAGCTCGGCTCAATGTCCAAGCTAATGAAAATGCTGCCCGAACAGATGACCGGCGGCATGCAGATCACCGACGAACAGTCGGCAGTCGTTGACCATCAAATGCAGCGAACCGAGGCCATAATCGGCTCGATGACGCGGCAGGAACGCAATGACCATAAGGTCATCGACGCCAGCAGGAAAACGCGTATCGCAGGCGGCTCGGGCTCCACTATCAGCGAAGTAAATCAACTGCTCAGGCAATACGAGCAGATGAAAAAGATGATGGCCAAGATGAACAGCGGCGGTTTATTTGGCGGTATGGCAAGAAAAATGGCAGGCGGTTTAGCTGGCGGCTTGGGCAATATGCTCGGCGGCGGAAATCCGCTAGGGATGTTAGGCAGCGGCTCGGCAATAGATTATTCGGATGACGAATCAAACGATTCGCCATCGAGAGGTATTAGAAAAAAGAAAAGGCACAAGAAAAAAAGGTAG
- a CDS encoding helix-turn-helix transcriptional regulator, producing the protein MKHSDLKKKALQRPGVKAEYEALSSEFELLRQMLSARTKAGMSQADVAMRMGTQAPAITRLESALSSGKHSPSFDTLKRYAEAVGCQLQIKFVRSAVPKGRNSKVNPNS; encoded by the coding sequence ATGAAACACTCTGATCTAAAGAAAAAGGCACTGCAACGGCCAGGCGTTAAAGCCGAGTACGAAGCCCTGAGTTCCGAGTTTGAACTTCTGCGACAGATGCTCAGCGCCCGAACAAAAGCGGGCATGAGCCAGGCCGATGTAGCAATGCGCATGGGTACGCAAGCTCCGGCTATTACGCGACTGGAATCTGCTCTTAGCAGCGGTAAACATTCTCCCTCCTTTGATACGCTCAAACGATATGCGGAGGCGGTTGGCTGTCAGCTTCAGATCAAGTTTGTTCGGAGTGCCGTGCCAAAAGGCCGAAATTCGAAAGTCAACCCCAATTCTTGA
- a CDS encoding type II toxin-antitoxin system RelE/ParE family toxin, giving the protein MAWSITYHNESVESFVLGLPDGLLARYLRLTDMMLEFGANLGMPHTRAMSDGLFELRVKGKEGIARVFYCTVVGQRIVMLHGFIKKSEKTPPKELRLARERLAEVKKS; this is encoded by the coding sequence ATGGCGTGGAGCATCACATACCATAACGAATCAGTTGAATCTTTCGTTCTTGGGTTGCCGGACGGCTTGCTTGCCCGATACTTGCGTCTCACTGACATGATGCTGGAATTTGGTGCCAATCTCGGCATGCCTCATACTCGAGCGATGAGCGATGGACTTTTTGAGCTTCGTGTCAAAGGCAAGGAAGGCATCGCTCGAGTCTTTTATTGTACCGTGGTAGGACAGAGGATCGTTATGCTCCACGGCTTTATTAAAAAGTCCGAAAAGACACCTCCCAAAGAATTAAGGCTTGCCAGAGAACGACTGGCAGAGGTAAAAAAATCATGA
- a CDS encoding AbrB/MazE/SpoVT family DNA-binding domain-containing protein — MTAKLKITTVGNSAGIVLPREILERLRVEKGDMLFVTETPNGIELRPFDEEFAEQMKIAEEVMREDRDVLRKLAQ; from the coding sequence ATGACAGCGAAACTCAAAATTACGACAGTGGGAAATTCAGCGGGCATTGTCTTGCCTCGGGAAATACTCGAAAGGCTGCGCGTCGAGAAAGGTGACATGCTTTTTGTAACCGAGACGCCAAACGGCATCGAACTGCGTCCCTTCGATGAAGAATTTGCCGAGCAGATGAAGATCGCCGAAGAAGTAATGCGCGAAGACCGCGATGTGCTTCGCAAACTTGCCCAATAG
- a CDS encoding type II toxin-antitoxin system death-on-curing family toxin, translating to MKWFLINAVVAMHQRQIAEHGGSDGVRDLGLLESALARPENIAAYEPEADIARLTAAYAFGIAKNHPFIDGNKRTALVAMRTFLRLNGFNLNATPTDKYLTIITLAEGSLSEEALIDWLRERVVKT from the coding sequence ATGAAGTGGTTCCTTATAAATGCAGTTGTTGCGATGCATCAAAGACAGATCGCTGAGCACGGTGGCAGCGATGGTGTGCGGGACCTTGGTCTGCTCGAATCGGCATTAGCCCGTCCTGAGAATATTGCCGCCTATGAACCCGAAGCTGATATCGCCCGCCTCACTGCCGCATACGCTTTTGGCATCGCCAAAAATCATCCTTTCATAGACGGAAATAAACGCACCGCTCTAGTAGCAATGCGCACTTTTCTTCGTCTCAACGGTTTCAATCTCAACGCGACCCCAACCGATAAATATCTGACCATCATCACCCTCGCCGAAGGCTCACTCTCAGAAGAAGCACTCATCGACTGGCTCCGCGAAAGGGTCGTGAAGACCTGA
- a CDS encoding glycosyltransferase family 9 protein — MNGDEIEWGNVKRVLIVKLRSIGDTVLSTPSLIALKRFVPDAEIDILLEDWVAPLLDGFEGVNVIAVGSAFGERMRTAMQLRRRNYDVAFNLHGGTTATFFTRASGAKHRVGYANYQYSFLFDHLLTSANDFWQTTATHSAEQQLALLGFVGVPVSDRPKSYLVGTESAQRSINDKLSSLIPHPSSLALLHPSTAFFTKQWPVENFARTAEFLADKGLTVVAISSKSESHILGQLSDESKVPIVTFDDLTLPEITALASKAKLFVGNDSGMAHIAAAVQTPTVVIFGSSSRAHWSPWTDAPNEIVYEEFPCQPCPGYECKQFGDPKCILSIKPEKVFTAINRILAHV; from the coding sequence ATGAATGGCGACGAGATCGAATGGGGAAATGTAAAACGCGTCCTCATCGTTAAGCTTCGCTCGATCGGCGACACTGTTCTTTCTACACCTTCGCTCATTGCCCTAAAACGTTTTGTTCCCGATGCCGAGATCGACATCCTTCTCGAAGATTGGGTCGCGCCTTTGCTCGACGGTTTTGAAGGCGTGAATGTGATCGCTGTCGGCTCCGCATTCGGCGAGCGTATGCGGACAGCGATGCAATTGCGTCGCCGTAATTACGATGTCGCATTTAATCTCCACGGCGGCACGACCGCCACATTTTTCACCCGCGCAAGCGGAGCAAAACACCGCGTCGGTTACGCGAATTATCAGTACTCTTTTCTCTTCGATCACCTGCTGACATCAGCAAACGATTTCTGGCAAACAACCGCCACACATTCCGCCGAACAGCAGCTTGCCCTGCTAGGTTTTGTCGGAGTTCCGGTCAGCGATCGTCCAAAAAGTTATCTAGTAGGTACCGAATCAGCTCAAAGATCTATTAACGACAAACTTTCATCCCTCATCCCTCATCCTTCATCCCTCGCCTTACTTCATCCCTCGACCGCGTTTTTCACAAAGCAATGGCCCGTTGAGAATTTTGCACGCACCGCCGAGTTCCTCGCCGATAAAGGCCTAACCGTCGTCGCGATCTCGTCAAAAAGCGAATCTCACATCCTCGGCCAACTCTCTGACGAATCAAAAGTTCCCATCGTCACATTCGACGACCTGACCTTGCCCGAGATCACCGCGTTAGCATCAAAAGCAAAACTCTTCGTCGGCAACGACAGCGGCATGGCACACATAGCAGCCGCCGTCCAAACACCAACAGTCGTCATCTTCGGCTCATCAAGCCGCGCCCACTGGAGCCCCTGGACCGACGCCCCAAACGAGATCGTCTACGAAGAATTCCCCTGCCAACCCTGCCCCGGCTACGAATGCAAACAATTCGGCGACCCCAAATGCATCCTCAGCATAAAACCCGAAAAAGTCTTCACCGCCATCAACCGCATTCTTGCCCACGTCTAG
- a CDS encoding Trm112 family protein, with protein MPISPELLRILRCPQCKSELQIDDAQTRLKCLNPDCCLVYPIRDEIPVMLVEEATVEK; from the coding sequence ATGCCAATAAGCCCAGAACTTTTAAGGATCTTGCGCTGTCCGCAGTGCAAATCCGAACTGCAGATCGACGACGCGCAAACGCGTCTGAAATGCCTCAATCCCGACTGCTGCCTCGTCTATCCGATACGCGATGAAATTCCCGTCATGCTCGTCGAAGAAGCGACGGTCGAAAAATAA
- a CDS encoding SPFH domain-containing protein — translation MSILDKVKEAALNQFIEVIEWLDASQDTLVYRFPVAGQEIKNGAQLIVRESQAAVFVFEGQVADVFTPGKYEIDGGNTPILSKLGAWKYGFNSPFKSEVYFVNTKQFTDMKWGTSNPVMLRDADFGIVRLRAFGAYSLRISDPSEFIKQIAGTNAHFQTEDIDGQLKRAIVTEFSDSLGELKIPALDLAAQYKEIGEKIRGMINEDFKGYGLEVTKFYVENVSLPPEVEAAMDKRASMGAIGNVDQYMKFQAADALRDAAQNEGGGAGLGAGLGAGFAVGNQMAGAFGAGPQGGGGQTATIPCPSCGKANAAGVKFCSDCGGKMEVAKVPCVKCAAELREGAKFCSECGSTQEKAKCTGCQFELAAGAKFCPECGTKTEA, via the coding sequence ATGAGCATATTAGACAAGGTTAAAGAAGCGGCATTGAACCAATTTATCGAGGTGATCGAGTGGCTCGATGCATCGCAGGACACGCTGGTTTATCGTTTTCCGGTTGCCGGACAGGAGATAAAAAACGGTGCCCAGCTTATCGTTCGCGAATCGCAGGCGGCAGTTTTTGTCTTTGAGGGACAGGTTGCAGACGTTTTTACGCCCGGCAAATATGAGATCGACGGCGGCAACACGCCTATTTTGTCAAAGCTCGGTGCGTGGAAGTACGGTTTTAACTCGCCCTTCAAATCCGAGGTCTATTTTGTAAACACCAAGCAGTTCACCGATATGAAATGGGGCACGTCTAATCCCGTGATGCTCCGCGATGCTGATTTTGGCATCGTCAGGCTGCGAGCGTTTGGTGCTTACAGTTTGCGTATTTCTGATCCAAGCGAATTCATCAAACAGATCGCCGGCACGAACGCTCATTTTCAAACCGAAGACATCGACGGCCAGCTAAAGCGTGCTATCGTCACCGAGTTTTCCGACTCTCTCGGTGAATTGAAGATCCCTGCTCTCGACCTTGCCGCTCAATACAAAGAGATCGGCGAGAAAATTCGCGGCATGATAAATGAGGACTTCAAGGGCTACGGCCTTGAGGTCACTAAATTCTACGTCGAGAACGTCAGCCTGCCGCCCGAGGTCGAGGCCGCTATGGACAAGCGTGCATCAATGGGTGCGATTGGCAACGTCGATCAATACATGAAATTTCAAGCCGCAGATGCCCTGCGTGATGCAGCGCAGAACGAAGGCGGCGGAGCGGGACTTGGAGCAGGTCTCGGAGCCGGTTTTGCTGTAGGTAACCAAATGGCAGGGGCTTTTGGAGCCGGACCACAAGGCGGAGGCGGACAAACCGCAACTATCCCGTGTCCGTCATGCGGCAAGGCAAACGCCGCCGGTGTGAAATTCTGTTCTGACTGCGGCGGCAAGATGGAAGTTGCTAAAGTGCCGTGCGTCAAATGCGCCGCCGAGCTTCGCGAGGGTGCAAAATTCTGCTCAGAATGCGGTTCAACGCAAGAAAAAGCAAAGTGCACCGGTTGCCAATTCGAACTCGCCGCCGGAGCAAAATTCTGCCCCGAATGCGGAACTAAAACTGAAGCCTAG
- a CDS encoding VanZ family protein — translation MIFSEITKLRKTLILYAPLFLWIGVIFYLSSPEGSFGQTSRFIGPLLDFFFPGMLPETRITVHAFVRKAAHFTEYAVLAFLAVRAFAVSTLHLLREKLFLFALILVALIASLDEFNQSFEASRSGSIWDVLLDISGGLVMTVTLWLFRRRFLPVADR, via the coding sequence ATGATCTTTTCGGAAATAACTAAACTTCGCAAAACACTCATTCTTTACGCGCCGCTTTTTTTGTGGATCGGCGTTATATTTTATCTCTCAAGTCCCGAAGGCTCATTTGGCCAAACCTCACGCTTTATCGGCCCGCTGTTAGATTTCTTTTTTCCGGGTATGTTGCCGGAGACGCGTATAACTGTCCATGCTTTTGTGCGCAAGGCCGCTCATTTTACTGAATATGCTGTACTCGCCTTTCTCGCCGTTCGAGCGTTTGCGGTCTCGACATTGCACCTGCTTAGGGAAAAGCTCTTTCTGTTCGCATTGATCTTAGTTGCCCTTATCGCCTCGCTGGACGAATTTAACCAAAGTTTCGAGGCGTCAAGGAGCGGTTCGATCTGGGATGTGCTGCTCGATATTTCCGGCGGTTTGGTGATGACTGTTACCCTTTGGCTGTTTAGACGACGTTTCTTGCCCGTTGCTGACCGATAA
- a CDS encoding DUF805 domain-containing protein, translating to MNWYLGVLKKYAVFSGRARRKEYWIFALFNLIFVVVAVIIDNVLGLTIEDVGYGPVYILYALATFVPSLAVTVRRLHDTGKSGWFILVALIPCVGGIALLVFGLTPGDVGANEYGEDPKAHSEYDLFGNN from the coding sequence ATGAACTGGTATCTTGGAGTATTAAAGAAATATGCGGTATTTAGCGGACGGGCACGACGAAAGGAATACTGGATATTTGCTCTGTTCAATCTAATTTTTGTAGTCGTTGCGGTGATTATTGACAATGTCTTGGGGCTCACTATCGAGGATGTTGGATATGGTCCAGTGTATATACTTTACGCATTGGCGACCTTTGTTCCCAGTTTAGCCGTTACTGTTAGAAGGCTTCATGATACAGGCAAAAGCGGATGGTTTATTCTTGTAGCGCTCATACCTTGCGTTGGCGGGATTGCTCTACTAGTGTTCGGCCTTACGCCTGGAGATGTAGGGGCAAATGAGTACGGAGAAGACCCAAAGGCGCATTCCGAATATGATCTTTTCGGAAATAACTAA
- the atpG gene encoding ATP synthase F1 subunit gamma translates to MASLLDMRRRIKSVKNTQQITKAMKMVAAAKLKRAQDRVTASRPFANKMSDVLGGLSAKVAGEISHPLLDERGDNRYLIVLVSADKGLAGAFNANVIKATQAFLKENSDKSTEMIPVGRKGRDFFKRREVKFAEEYVGLTGSGQVVHADAVAIANKVITAFTEDTTIDKVFIVFTEFKTVLSQKPVIEQLLPIPRTATQETSETGVEAEYIYEQSAATIFAKLLPKQVEIQIYKGMLESVASEQGSRMTAMDSASKNAGELIDSLTLNMNRIRQAAITKEIIEVVSGAAAA, encoded by the coding sequence ATGGCAAGTCTATTAGACATGCGCCGACGGATTAAGTCGGTCAAAAATACACAACAGATCACCAAGGCGATGAAAATGGTCGCCGCGGCGAAGCTGAAGCGCGCGCAGGATCGTGTGACAGCATCGCGTCCTTTTGCAAACAAAATGTCCGACGTTCTCGGCGGATTGAGTGCAAAGGTTGCGGGTGAGATCTCGCATCCGCTGCTCGACGAACGCGGTGATAATAGGTACTTGATCGTTCTCGTCAGCGCCGACAAAGGCCTTGCGGGTGCGTTCAACGCAAATGTTATCAAGGCAACACAGGCGTTCCTCAAAGAAAATTCCGACAAGTCAACCGAGATGATCCCGGTCGGCCGCAAAGGCCGCGATTTTTTCAAACGTCGCGAAGTTAAGTTTGCAGAAGAATACGTCGGGTTGACGGGTTCGGGCCAAGTCGTTCACGCTGACGCTGTTGCGATCGCGAACAAAGTCATTACAGCATTTACTGAAGACACGACGATCGACAAGGTATTTATTGTTTTTACCGAGTTCAAGACCGTTCTCTCACAAAAACCTGTTATCGAACAACTGCTTCCCATTCCGCGTACCGCAACACAAGAGACATCTGAAACGGGAGTAGAGGCCGAGTATATCTATGAGCAATCGGCTGCTACGATCTTTGCAAAACTGCTTCCAAAGCAGGTCGAGATACAGATCTACAAAGGAATGCTCGAGTCGGTTGCATCTGAGCAGGGTTCGCGAATGACAGCAATGGATTCGGCATCGAAAAATGCGGGCGAGCTTATCGATTCACTCACACTCAACATGAACCGCATCCGTCAGGCTGCGATCACAAAAGAGATCATCGAGGTCGTCAGCGGCGCAGCGGCTGCCTAA